The segment AACAAGGTCGGCTTTCCACCGTTTCTTCCCGATGACGTGATCGCGCGGCGACAATTGAATTCTACGTCGCCGCGGCGTGAATAAAAACGCCGCCCGTCTGTTTCCAGGCAGGAAACACGGCGCTGCACCTGGCCTGTCAGAACGCTCACGCTCAGAGCTGCAAGGTGCTGCTGCTCGGCGGCGCCCGGCCCGACAGCAAGAACCACGTGAGTCCCCCCCTGAACCCACTCCTCTCATTGGCTGACGGTGATGCCACGCCGTCGTTAGCTTGCTGCTCAGTGTTGTGTCGTCACACGGCCTCGTAGATTACTAACATTTAGTGTTTTTTCCATTCTCGCTGTGACACATCTTCCAAATCGATTCATGACTCTTTTATATTTGATGTGGTTCTTGTCGTTCCCAGGCGGGGGACTCGTGTCTGCACGTGGCGGCGCGCTACAACCACGTGGCCGTGATCCGCCTCCTGCTGGGAGCCTTCTGCTCCGTGTCAGAGAAAAACGTGGTGAGGACCTCCTGACCGAGTTCTCCTGGATGGACGGGACCGACGTTTAGAGCCACGCGTGTTTTAAGCTCGTACATTAATGATGTGACTCTACTCTGATGAATCCGGTGTTAACGGTGACAATTCTGACGATTATTTATCGTCATTTCGTGGTTGAAAATGGCTCAAAATGGCATCTATTTAAAATCGTCCCTAATTCTCTCCTCCGAAAACTCTTTGCTGTATTTGTTTTGACTCTCTTGTCCTCTTGAGTGACAGTAAGCTGAGTctcctgtggtgtgtgtgtgtgtgtgtgtgtgtgtgtaggctggGGACACGCCGCTGCACGTGGCTGCTGCTCTGAATCACAAGAAGTCGGCCCgtctgctgctggaggccggAGCCGAGAGCAACGTCTGCAACAACGTGAGTTCAGCCTCTTTCCACATCGACGAGGCTCAGGGAGTTTGTATttaatacagtgtgtgtgtgtgtgtgtgtgtgtgtgtgtgtgtgtgtgtgtgtgtgtgtgtgtgtaggcaggtCAGACGGCTCTAGACCAGGCCAGAGAAAACAACAACCCAGACGTGGCTCTTCTATTGACCAAAGCTCCCCAGGTAACTCCAGCACAGACAGCTGTAAAcaagatatattatatttatagtaatatctaataatataaatatatatattttataatataaatatctatttaaataatatttattatatatattttgtattataaatatttatattataaatatgtatatttatatagattcataatatacttatatatttataatataaatatagaatattcataatatacatatgatatatatattttataaatatatagtaataatataaatataatatatttatatatatatatagaatatagcCTCTTTTTTTAGCTGAGCAGACATGATAGTCTACATCATGACTCCTTTTGTTGTGCAGAGTTTTGTGCGTGGCAGGactgcgaggaagaggagggacaagCTGAAGGCCGAGGGCAGAGCTCAGTCTGTGCCCCGAGACGAGATGCTGCCCCGCAAGGTGAGAACAGAGCGGCGCTCATGAGGCGCCGATGACGTCACCAGCTGCACGCCATGATTAGAGGGGAACTTGAAGAGAAACAAGTATCCAGAAATATTAAATCACTGATTTAGAAGAGGGGTAAACAGTAATCTCCATGCCAGTTTCCTGAGAACCGGGTCGGTACCCAACGATTAGCTCGTCTCGTTTCTTCTGATAACAATGTTTACCGTCTCAGACGGACGACCTGAGCCAACAGGACAAAATACACGTTTACGGTAAACTCTcgtataaatatacaattctTTGTCCTGCAGGACAGCGCCGCGGACGACACGCAGAGCAGCGACCACGCCGCCTGCCCACACGGCGAGACGGCGGACAGGAACGACAAGCAGAAAgtaggtcctcctcctcctccggtagaagagcgctggccctttaagacgcAGTAATCACTCCGTTTTGGCGTTCCAGCCGTCTTTGTCCGCGCCGCGGCGAAACGCGCCGAGAGCGGCGGCTCCCGAGCCCGGGCGCCACGACGGCGACGCCCCCCCGGAGCCCGGCTCGGCCAACCACTACTTTGTGGTTAATGTGGAGAACTCTCCAGGTAACGGACAAAAGCATCAGATTCACACTTTCCCACGGTCCTTGAACGCAGCTTAAACTTGGTggaatatctatattatatatatatataatatattatatatatattatatttatatatacatatatacactactaaAAGCTCCCATTGCATCTTTTCAGACGGCGATAAGACTCacaatgatgatgtcaccgctCCTGCGGCCGCCAGGATCCCCCCGTCGTCTGTCCAGGTGGTTCGGCCCAAGGAGCGTCCCGGGATCTGCGCTGACGCCCAGAGGGAGAACCAGGACCTGCCGGACTTGGACGACGGCGGCGCGAGAGGGGGCGGGAACCAGAGAGCCGGCAGCCTGTCTCCGGCCGCAGAGCGCCGCCACAGCAGCAGAACcgaagccgccgccgccgggcccAGGGACCGGGAGCGGGGGCGGGACCGAGGGGGGCGCCACAAGAAGCAGAGCAGGACCAAGTCCAGGGGGCCCGCGGGGGTCAGGACTCTGGAGGTCTTTGAGGACCGGCCCGGCGGACCCTCTTTTGCTCAGGAGCGGGACAACGCCCAAGAGGTGACGCAGTACTTCTTCGAGGCGGTGTCGGCGCAGATGGAGCGCTGGTAccagaggaaggtggaggaggcccGATGGCAGGCCGACCAGAAGGCCGAGGCCGACCGCGCCGCGCTGCTGGAGCGGGTCTCGTACCTGGAGGACGAGCTGCGCATGCTCAGGACTAGCAGACAGCACgactgctgacacacacacacacacacacacacacacacacacacttagatttAAAGCGGTCGACATCTTGATCCAACATCGTTCTGGAGGCCGCACCCTAAATGACTTTGTGCCACGATGAGAAGAAACGTGTAAACCGATTTAATTTGATTATTTATGACTAAACTGACTATTTAAAACCTGAATGTTCATTTTTTCAGTAACAAtgactgatttattttttattgatgcTGCCCAtagaatatacacacacacttcgacATTGTTTAAATAGTATTTTAGAAGTTTATAACAAATTCATTAATATGAAAAATAACTGTTTTAAGTTGGCATTTAAgatcttttttgttttaatccttgacaacatttctttaaatccctgactttattttgacttaTTTAAAAAGGGAACTCATAAACTAGAGGATTTCTatgactatttaaaaaaagaaaagaagcaaaaaTACCATAAAGCCCGATTGCAGTTCCTTTAATGAGAGGATTTGctgctttaaagaaatataaaaatgttctgAGTCTTTACAGACAAAAAGATGAAAGAAGTTGGAGCCAAACAAGCGcaccctgaaccctgaaccgACTGGTGTCCCTGAACGTCTCGTGGTCTCCAGTCCCTGACGGGGAGACAGAAGAGATGACGTTGTGTTGATGTCTGATCACATGTTGGTTAGTTTTACATTTGAATGCTGAACTCTGTATGATGACAACACattttgtataaaaaaagaagattgaaTCTGTTTTAGTTCCTTGGATATGAACAGAAACTAATTTCATAAACAGTCTGTTACTAAACATCTCAAAGCTGCTTCAGATCATTGATATTCAATCTTTCAGAcaaggttttatttattttagctaGAATGGTCTAAACTAGTTATAATACTCTTAACTGGCAATTTTAAATCAGTGCCACCTAGTGGACACTCAAGGTTACAacagtatttattatattcCTAATGTGCAGTCTTTCTTCTACaagtaaaacaaatacagtTGCCTTGTTTTATGAATCAGCTTCTACATGGACAGCAGAGTAAAACCTTGTATTTCCTACAGTCCATGAAGGCAGCATGAGAACAGCAGTGGGTCACCAGTCatctgctgccctctagtggggaaactctagtacaacacattaaaaactacATTTACAGTGAAACTTCCAAAAGCAACAGATTCTCTCCAAGAACACGTTCACCTGCCACAATTAAGAGTTATTTAGAAAATAAAGTTTCATTGAAACTACCAATTATGTATTCAATTGCACATGTACAATTTAACGAATTGTCAATATAAAAAttactaaatacatttaaactaaCTTGCAAAGGGGGCGAAACCAGAAATTAAAACATTGGGTAGTTACTGCCTTCAGTTTTTAGATGCatttcatctttaaaaaaaaccctcaaATGGGTGTTTGGCTTGTAAAATTACACATGAAAAAATAATGTATGACATTATGTccttgtcctcatgttgtggcagagaattaaaaaataacaaatatatattaaataaataaatattttaatttaatataaaataaatatatatatagattaaatatatatattaaataaataaatataattaaaatatatattaaatataaatattaatacatatttcaaatatatatatattttatatatatattaaataaatatatatataattaaaatatatattaaatataaatattcatacatatttcaaatatatatatttttttatatatataaaaattgaataaatatatatatatatatattttaaaaaatgtaaatgtcatgTGCTTGCCTCTGAATGAACATATAGTTTCCCGTAGAGAACtagagggtcgcctccctgcgTCTGTGGGGCGTAAGGCTCTGACTGTAGCAGCAGTGTGGAGTATCTGACCTTCTTGGAGTGGGCGCCTGCCGACGCCATCGTTGTGGTCCGAAGCTCATCGATGGACGACAACACGGACTGGATCCATGAATTCAGTCCGCatggagcagagcagcagctcacacgGTGCTGTCCATCAGGATGACGTCGTCCTCACCGATGTCTCTGGGCAGACGGAGGCAGTGGAGCTACAAGACCGCACATTAAAAGTTATTAATAAATGACAAATCTTGAATTTTAATATCTTTAtcatcattgtttttattgtattatcgTGGGGTATGTTATCACATTTGTACTTCTGTACAAACATACTTgtgattttattaaaataaaaacattcattATTATTGTACGGCCATGTTTCAACCACAAGAAATGATcaagtttaattaaaacaatgttAAGAGTAGATTTAGTGTTTAGGAGAAAACGACGCCTCCCAGTGGTTGAAATAGAGTACTGCAACGAGTCTCCTAATTGACCAATTCTAGCTTTGCGACAAATAAAGACGATATGAACCCTCGTAACAAAACGACCTGCAGGGTTTAAGACTTTAGAGTTTAGGGGCAAACTGACATTTAAGAGACGGCCACCTGAGGTGACATGTGATCATCAGCAGAGACATGCGATCGGACTCATCAAGATTAGATGAGTCAGTCCAGGTGgaagaataaacacacacacacacagtgtgtgttctcctcCCCCACACCAAGCCGGCAGCAGGGTGTATTTGCATTGGACAGCTCCATGGTGAAGGTTGTTgtctctgcaaacacacacacacacacacacacacacttctctcctTACCTGCGACAGGGGGTTTCAAAGAAGCGAGGCTTCCTGGTCCTTGTTTCTTGTAATTCACAATCAACTTTTTTTGCtgactgaaaacaaaacaaaaagtttgTGAGAAAgaccgacagagagagagagagagagagagagagatgcagcagGTATCATATGACCGCTGTGTGTTTGGGTAAGGTGTGGCTCACCTGTCCCATGCAGGTGTGCAGACAAGCCGAGGACACGCAGACAAGACGACCGGCTGTTACACCAGAGGAGAAATCCACCGACGGTAAGTTCACCTCTTTCAGAGTCAtcgttttattttaccttttaGTTTAATAGTTGTTATAACATGATAATTAAATTCTAAAACATGGCGTATGCAGTTTTGGGCCCTTAAAATGCAGAATTGTCATTTCAGTAATAAGACGGGGAATTATCTACacaaacaatgttaaaatgtcgGCTGCTTCAAAGTCattgatataaatatagttTCTGAAACACTCCAACCTGTCAAAGATGACAAGAATAATGCATTTATAATGTTGTGTAATTGTTAGTAATAATAGTTTATATTCATCTGGCTATATCACTAAATctgtctgctgctgttgttgttttgacagGAGTTTGAGGAACTTGTTTCTCTCTACCTGGAGACATGTTgccattttaatttaatatttttattcatAACAGGAGAAAACTAGAGGCAAAATGTCTGATGTTCAGTAAACGCCCAGTATGCAGAATGCGGTCCTCCTAAATATTATAAAGGGCGTACAtcactgaaatatatatatacaaatatattttttaatattatatagaatatttaaaatatatatatatatatatatatttatatataatatatatttatttgtgtaacttatatatatacacatatatattttatatataatattttcttcctaaattataaatatttaaaaaaagaatatatattatatatatttcagtgaCGGAGATCCACACGGTGCAAAACCTGATGAACGGCAAGCTGGGCCAGCTGGACCGCCGGAACCAACACCAGGTAACGAGCTAACGACACCGCTAACGCGCCAACGGCCCTAGCTGCGCTCACGACTCGTGGTTCTTCCCCCCGTCAGATCCGAGCCCTGGACAAGATGGCGGTGGAGCGCGTGTCGGCCGAGAGGTCCGAGTGTCTGCAGAGGACGGAGCGGCGAGTCCAGCAGGAGCGGCTGGAGgcggagaggagacaggtaacGCGCCGACGGCCAATCACGAGCGCCGCGGCCGACGAGGTCGACGCCAACCGTGTGAACTTGTTCGTCAGGCGGTTCTGGCCGGCGAGCTGAAGAGCTGGTGTCTGTCCAAGCTGCACAACACGGACCTCCGGTTCACCGGCGCCACGCCGCGGCGTTCCTCCTCCGCGGCCGAGAGCGACGGCTCCCGGAGCCCGGAGCGCCACGACGGCGACGCCCCCCCGGAGCCCGGCTCGGCCAACCACTACTTTGTGGTTAATGTGGAGAACTCTCCAGGTAACGGACAAAAGCATCAGATTCACACTTTCCCACGGTCCTTGAACGCAGCTTAAACTTGGTggaatatctatattatatatatatatataatatatattatatttatatatatattatatttatatatacatatatacactactaaAAGCTCCCATTGCATCTTTTCAGACGGCGATAAGACTCacaatgatgatgtcaccgctCCTGCGGCCGCCAGGATCCCCCCGTCGTCTGTCCAGGTGGTTCGGCCCAAGGAGCGTCCCGGGATCTGCGCTGACGCCCAGAGGGAGAACCAGGACCTGCCGGACTTGGACGACGGCGGCGCGAGAGGGGGCGGGAACCAGAGAGCCGGCAGCCTGTCTCCGGCCGTAGAGCGCCGCCGCGGCAGCAGAACcgaagccgccgccgccgggcccAGGGACCGGGAGCGGGGGCGGGACCGAGGGGGGCGCCACAAGAAGCAGAGCAGGACCAAGTCCAGGGGGCCCGCGGGGGTCAGGACTCTGGAGGTCTTTGAGGACCGGCCCGACGGACCCTCTTTTGCTCAGGAGCGGGACAACGCCCAGGAGGTGACGCAGTACTTCTTCGAGGCGGTGTCGGCGCAGATGGAGCGCTGGTAccagaggaaggtggaggaggcccGATGGCAGGCCGACCAGAAGGCCGAGGCCGACCGCGCCGCGCTGCTGGAGCGGGTCTCGTACCTGGAGGACGAGCTGCGCATGCTCAGGACTAGCAGACAGCACgactgctgacacacacacacacacacacacacacacacacacacacttagatttAAAGCGGTCGACATCTTGATCCAACATCGTTCTGGAGGCCGCACCCTAAATGACTTTGTGCCACGATGAGAAGAAACGTGTAAACCGATTTAATTTGATTATTTATGACTAAACTGACTATTTAAAACCTGAATGTTCATTTTTTCAGTAACAAtgactgatttattttttattgatgcTGCCCAtagaatatacacacacacttcgacATTGTTTAAATAGTATTTTAGAAGTTTATAACAAATTCATTAATATGAAAAATAACTGTTTTAAGTTGGCATTTAAgatcttttttgttttaatccttgacaacatttctttaaatccctgactttattttgacttaTTTAAAAAGGGAACTCATAAACTAGAGGATTTCTatgactatttaaaaaaagaaaagaagcaaaaaTACCATAAAGCCCGATTGCAGTTCCTTTAATGAGAGGATTTGctgctttaaagaaatatataaaaatgttctgAGTCTTTACAGACAAAAAGATGAAAGAAGTTGGAGCCAAACAAGCGcaccctgaaccctgaaccgACTGGTGTCCCTGAACGTCTCGTGGTCTCCAGTCCCTGACGGGGAGACAGAAGAGATGACGTTGTGTTGATGTCTGATCACATGTTGGTTAGGTTTACATTTGAATGCTGAACTCTGTATGATGACAACACattttgtataaaaaaagaagattgaaTCTGTTTTAGTTCCTTGGATATGAACAGAAACTAATTTCATAAACAGTCTGTTACTAAACATCTCAAAGCTGCTTCAGATCATTGATATTCAATCTTTCAGAcaaggttttatttattttagctaGAATGGTCTAAACTAGTTATAATACTCTTAACTGGCAATTTTAAATCAGTGCCACCTAGTGGACACTCAAGGTTACAacagtatttattatattcttaATGTGCAGTCTTTCTTCTACaagtaaaacaaatacagtTGCCTTGTTTTATGAATCAGCTTCTACATGGACAGCAGAGGAACTTGTTTCTCTCTACCTGGAGACATGTTgccattttaatttaatatttttattcatAACAGGAGAAAACTAGAGGCAAAATGTCTGATGTTCAGTAAACGCCCAGTATGCAGAATGCGGTCCTCCTAAATATTATAAAGGGCGTACAtcactgaaatatatatatacaaatatatattttaatattatatagaatatttaaaatatatatatatatatatataatttacaaaaatatatattatatatatatttgtgtaacttatatatatacacatatatattttatataatattttcttcataaattataaatatttaaaaaaagaatatatattatatatatttcagtgatgtaccccctttataatatgtttaaaaaaagatgtaatacacaacactgtgacatcagtctgaatatagaatatataaaattcAGTTCATGAACgtacttatattttattgaatatttataaaataacttttttaaatgctaattacatttttttggtGGTAAATCTCACATAGCCCCATTTGATAACCACTACTCTACGCAGCTTGCGCTCCTCGTACGCAGTTACATCCGGGACACACAATCGTGGGCTAACTAGCGTTAACACCGGCCTTCAGACTAGGGGGTTTGATTCGTTCAATTGCTtatgaaataattaaaataacaaacaaaaaatattgtattcacataaaaaaaatctacattaaTTATGTGTTATCAACAGCAGTATGATAAAGGATAAAATAGTTCAACATTTCGTTTAAAAGAAGTTCATGGACGAACGGGGAAATTGTGAAGCTAGTTAGCTAACTAACGCTACTTAAAACCTTAAAACTTACGCTTTTCCACGCCATTAAAAAGCACGAGCTACATAACTGTTACATTACTAATGTTGCGCACGATAATAATCaagaaaaataagtaaaatCATCGTTTAAACTCACTTTTCTGTGACCACGCTCTGTTCAGTCCGCTCGACTAACGGCGAGTCACTGCGCCGGGAATCACTGGTAGTTGTTCGGTGAATAGAATCCCTCCGCCGGTGGAAATAGTCCCTTCTTGTTTACCACAAAATACCTATATTTCTTATTGGGATTATTCATCAATGGCTTCGAATTTAAGCACATGACTTATGTGCAGTGTTTAACCAGTCgattatgatttaaaaaaagataatttccCTAAATCTTCAACAAAAAACCCATTCAATCTACACTAATAAATCTCAAAAGGTCAACAATGAAttacaataatttttttaacagtTGAGTTAAAAATCTAAAACTTATCAGTACTATTTGAGTTAAAGAGAAGTCGTAACTAAATAGGGCTgggatgttttatatatatgtagacatAATATGCATATAATGCATCTACCGTAAGAATACATTACGATTACGtaatggcgcggctgtgtccagtcgccgtcgcggcagctccgcggagattgtgcgctcttttagtttttgtgtttatttttaatattttctttgccacaaacacatcggcactaacaacatacgaccgcagcacacttttggacataaacttttgcgcaaaacaagggtttttgtccactttttccatcgatccagcgtggccggcagagatcgtacgagcgaaccacaacaacagcagtggagccgctactacggggagacgacgaaaacatcgagggaaacggagcggaattcggaacagactgagagttcaagcccaccgtccacctctgcccagcatccttcttgctaacgtccagtctctggaaaataagatggatgattttagggcaaggatcagattccaacgggacatgagggactgtaacatcttttgtctgacggaaacttggctgaccccgctggtgccggatcgagtcatatgcccaaccgagtccttctctgttttccgtgcagacagaacggaagagtctggtaaatctaagggtggaggggtttgcttcatgacaaacaacatgtggtgtgatcccaagaacattaagactctttctcgttcctgctcgccgaacctggaacatctgacgatctcatgccgtccattctaccttcgccggtagttcagctcggtcatcaccacagccgctacattccaccacaagcggacaccgacgtagcactatcggacctacatgatgtgttatgtcggcatcagaa is part of the Pseudoliparis swirei isolate HS2019 ecotype Mariana Trench chromosome 12, NWPU_hadal_v1, whole genome shotgun sequence genome and harbors:
- the LOC130202996 gene encoding ankyrin repeat domain-containing protein 6-like: MSQRDAAEVLALSERLLVAAHKGHADNVVQLINKGAKVAVTKYGRSPLHLASYKGHIEVVRILLKAGCDLDIQDDGEQTALQRAAVVGNGDIISALIQEGCALDRPDKDGNAALHEVSWHGFSQSVKALVKAGANAHAKNKAGNTALHLACQNAHAQSCKVLLLGGARPDSKNHAGDSCLHVAARYNHVAVIRLLLGAFCSVSEKNVAGDTPLHVAAALNHKKSARLLLEAGAESNVCNNAGQTALDQARENNNPDVALLLTKAPQSFVRGRTARKRRDKLKAEGRAQSVPRDEMLPRKDSAADDTQSSDHAACPHGETADRNDKQKPSLSAPRRNAPRAAAPEPGRHDGDAPPEPGSANHYFVVNVENSPDGDKTHNDDVTAPAAARIPPSSVQVVRPKERPGICADAQRENQDLPDLDDGGARGGGNQRAGSLSPAAERRHSSRTEAAAAGPRDRERGRDRGGRHKKQSRTKSRGPAGVRTLEVFEDRPGGPSFAQERDNAQEVTQYFFEAVSAQMERWYQRKVEEARWQADQKAEADRAALLERVCRQAEDTQTRRPAVTPEEKSTDVTEIHTVQNLMNGKLGQLDRRNQHQIRALDKMAVERVSAERSECLQRTERRVQQERLEAERRQAVLAGELKSWCLSKLHNTDLRFTGATPRRSSSAAESDGSRSPERHDGDAPPEPGSANHYFVVNVENSPDGDKTHNDDVTAPAAARIPPSSVQVVRPKERPGICADAQRENQDLPDLDDGGARGGGNQRAGSLSPAVERRRGSRTEAAAAGPRDRERGRDRGGRHKKQSRTKSRGPAGVRTLEVFEDRPDGPSFAQERDNAQEVTQYFFEAVSAQMERWYQRKVEEARWQADQKAEADRAALLERVSYLEDELRMLRTSRQHDC